In Streptobacillus felis, the following are encoded in one genomic region:
- a CDS encoding sugar-binding protein — MKKFLLATFVTTTLFAGSVSFNQASANNYDVAYRDVKVKLDGKLDEKVWQGLGEISGSFHYPWEMVEAPLTKFKAFHDNTNFYFSFEVFDKEVLADKEWKGESTVDMEDRVELFFAQTTVDKPVQYKLIPYYATEVDAYGRAHDYKIDYYRKFDSEYNIEGAKNAAKITKTGYTVEGMIPLKSLRDLSLINADNIMRTGVFRAEFSKMANNEIKMQWISWVNPKTPVPDFHVDSAFGEFRFLELK; from the coding sequence ACATTTGTTACTACAACTCTATTTGCAGGTAGTGTTAGTTTTAATCAGGCAAGTGCCAACAACTATGATGTGGCTTATAGGGATGTAAAGGTAAAACTAGATGGTAAATTAGATGAAAAAGTATGGCAAGGATTGGGTGAAATTTCTGGAAGCTTCCATTATCCATGGGAAATGGTAGAAGCACCTTTAACTAAATTTAAAGCTTTTCATGATAACACTAATTTCTATTTTTCATTTGAAGTTTTTGATAAAGAAGTATTAGCGGATAAAGAATGGAAAGGTGAAAGTACAGTAGATATGGAAGATAGAGTAGAATTATTCTTTGCTCAAACTACTGTTGATAAACCAGTACAATATAAACTAATACCATATTATGCAACAGAAGTTGATGCTTATGGTAGAGCACATGATTACAAGATAGATTATTATAGAAAATTTGATTCAGAATACAATATAGAAGGTGCTAAAAATGCAGCTAAAATTACAAAAACAGGATATACTGTTGAAGGTATGATACCTCTTAAATCTTTAAGAGATTTAAGTTTAATTAATGCTGATAATATTATGAGAACAGGTGTATTTAGAGCAGAATTTTCAAAAATGGCAAATAATGAAATAAAAATGCAATGGATTTCTTGGGTAAATCCTAAAACACCAGTACCTGATTTCCATGTAGATAGTGCATTCGGTGAATTTAGATTTTTAGAACTTAAATAA
- a CDS encoding type II toxin-antitoxin system RelB/DinJ family antitoxin — protein MNIFLKTRIRENGIPFPLKLDVPNKETIKAIEKGHKIIFDKNSKSYDNINNLRKGLETEKH, from the coding sequence ATTAACATCTTTTTAAAAACACGTATTAGAGAAAATGGAATACCCTTTCCTCTAAAGTTAGATGTACCTAACAAAGAAACTATAAAAGCTATAGAAAAAGGACATAAAATAATTTTTGATAAAAATAGCAAAAGTTATGATAATATTAATAATTTAAGAAAGGGTTTAGAAACGGAGAAACATTAG